From one Scophthalmus maximus strain ysfricsl-2021 chromosome 19, ASM2237912v1, whole genome shotgun sequence genomic stretch:
- the LOC118301910 gene encoding uncharacterized protein LOC118301910: METASLLLSNSMEGRHGQEESVKVLATIFKNGNELKRKSQSTTELLEKTSELGLVLDRILKFNTDFQEFTDVESSVQISNLDRFQVHFSEAPHLQTVPREVCQTQPTQVPDLQAGLRPLLEMKVPEIFDELQTKGIVTEKTRLKLVKVCISDLVEKHGFYPSTTEKVVLAKNIITIFPSLKVQIDGRGEGFEHFFDPASRSGFLEMRLRNIHRKLEEGQRRYSRHKRSRDVNEMSNSVQDEGDSSDVREFINLMKRLRPSAENISSIKSAMQKTFTWRRSWISKHSPTMEEILQEYPRFLDIPTLLDTEFGKMHEGKGDLFLRRWEASIMPKLKAVAASEKGDVASLVEGMEDQSDDENCYMMLVVLTHLLPPIAASRCSVKSAIKRLVDFVPVCLFGILS; the protein is encoded by the exons atggagaCTGCTTCGTTGCTGCTGTCAAACTCCATG GAAGGGAGACATGGGCAGGAGGAATCTGTGAAAGTCCTTGCAACTATTTTCAAGAatggaaatgaattgaaaagaaaaagccaaagcACAACAGagcttttggaaaaaacaagtgaattGGGATTGGTCCTTGACCGGATTTTAAAATTTAACACTGATTTCCAAGAGTTTACTGATGTTGAAAGTAGTGTGCAGATTAGTAACCTTGACAGATTCCAAGTGCACTTTTCAGAAGCACCTCATCTTCAAACTGTCCCAAGAGAAGTCTGTCAAACTCAG CCTACACAGGTGCCTGATCTACAGGCTGGTCTGAGGCCTCTGCTTGAAATGAAAGTTCCAGAAATATTTGATGAACTCCAAACTAAGGGCATTGTTACAGAGAAGACCAGGCTGAAACTTGTTAAAGTTTGCATCTCAGACTTGGTGGAAAAGCATGGATT TTATCCCTCCACTACTGAAAAGGTGGTTCTTGCAAAGAACATCATTACCATCTTCCCGTCCCTAAAAGTCCAAATTGATGGCAGAGGAGAAGGCTTT GAGCATTTCTTTGATCCAGCATCACGCTCTGGGTTTTTGGAGATGAGACTTCGCAATATCCACCGGAAGTTAGAGGAAGGTCAGCGCCGTTACAGTAGACACAAGAGGAGCCGAGATGTTAATGAGATGTCAAATTCTGTGCAGGATGAAGGGGACAGCAGTGACGTCAGAGAGTTCATCAACCTGATGAAAAGGCTGAGGCCTTCtgcagaaaacatttcctcaatCAAATCAGCGATGCAGAAAACCTTCACCTGGCGCAGATCGTGGATATCCAAACATTCACCCACTATGGAGGAAATCTTGCAAGAGTATCCACGCTTCTTGGATATACCAACACTG CTTGATACAGAGTTTGGTAAAATGCATGAAGGAAAGGGGGACCTGTTCCTAAGGCGGTGGGAGGCCAGCATCATGCCAAAGCTGAAAGCTGTTGCTGCCAGCGAGAAGGGTGATGTTGCATCTCTTGTTGAAGGGATGGAAGACCAGAGTGATG ATGAGAATTGCTACATGATGTTGGTCGTCCTTACTCATCTCCTTCCACCAATTGCAGCAAGCCGCTGTAGCGTCAAGTCTGCGATTAAGCGACTTGTTGATTTTGTACCGGTATGTTTGTTCGGAATCTTGAGTTAA
- the rfk gene encoding riboflavin kinase, which yields MKSLPYFCRGEVIRGFGRGSKELGIPTANFPHSVVDNLPADISTGIYYGWACVANGDVHKMVMSIGWNPYYKNTKKSMETHVIHTFKEDFYGEILSVVMVGYIRPERSYDSLEALIAAINNDIEEAKVNLELPEHLKLREDNFFTSASTSSSALPSTTESTSQTIINGH from the exons ATGAAAAGCCTTCCGTACTTCTGCCGAGGAGAGGTCATCCGAGGCTTCGGGAGGGGGAGCAAAGAGCTGGGGATTCCCACAG CCAACTTCCCACACTCCGTAGTGGACAATCTTCCAGCTGATATCAGCACAGGAATCTACTACGGCTGGGCCTGCGTGGCCAATGGGGATGTCCACAAAATGGTGATGAGCATTGGCTGGAATCCTTACTACAAAAACACCAAGAAGTCCATG GAGACACACGTGATTCACACGTTCAAAGAGGACTTTTATGGGGAGATTCTCAGTGTTGTCATGGTGGGCTACATCCGTCCAGAGAGAAGCTATGACTCTCTTG AAGCCCTCATTGCAGCCATCAACAACGACATTGAGGAGGCCAAGGTCAACCTGGAGCTCCCGGAGCATCTCAAACTGAGAGAAGACAACTTCTTCACCAGCGCTTCCACCTCATCTTCAGCCCTCCCCAGCACTACAGAATCCACGTCACAGACTATTATTAATGGTCACTGA